In a genomic window of Physeter macrocephalus isolate SW-GA chromosome 14, ASM283717v5, whole genome shotgun sequence:
- the ZC3H7A gene encoding zinc finger CCCH domain-containing protein 7A, whose amino-acid sequence MSSVSEERRKRQQNIKEGLQFIQSPLSYPGTQEQYAVYLHALVRNLFNEGNDVYRERDWNNSMSQYSEALSIADYAKSEEILIPKEIIEKLYINRIACYSNMGFHDKVLEDCDTVLSLNASNCKALYRKSKALSDLGRYKEAYDAVAKCSLAVPQDEHVIKLTQELAQKLGFKIRKAYVRTELSLKTAPGDGATKALNCSVEDIEPDLLTPRQEAVPVVSIPASSFSHQVGNELASVPIMPLTSILPLQVEESSLPSTVLANGGKIPFSMPEAFLDDGDMVLGDEIDDLLDSAPETNETVMPSALVRGPLPTARVAPSIPFSASLLGALPIGARYAPAPSFSELYPPLTSSLEDFCSSLNSFSMSESKRDLSTSTSREGTPLNNSNSSLLLMNGPGSLFASESFLGMSSHPRNDFGNFFGSAVTKPPSSVTPRHPLEGTHELRQACQICFVKSGPKLMDFTYHTNIDHKCKKDILIGRIKNVEDKSWKKIRPRPTKTNYEGPYYICKDVAAEEECRYLGHCTFAYCQEEIDVWTLERKGAFSREAFFGGNGKINLTVFKLLQEHLGEFIFLCEKCFDHKPRMISKRNKDNSTSCSHPVTKHEFEDNKCLVHILRETTVKYSKIRSFHGQCQLDLCRHEVRYGCLREDECFYAHSLVELKVWILQNETGISHDAIAQESKRYWQNLEANVPGAQVLGNQIMPGSLNMKIKFVCAQCLRNGQVIEPDKNRKYCSAKARHSWTKDRRAMRVMSIERKKWMNIRPLPTKKQMPLQFDLCNHIASGKKCQYVGNCSFAHSPEEREVWTYMKENGIQDMEQFYELWLKSQKNEKSDDVASQSNKENGKQIHMPTDYAEVTVDFHCWMCGKNCNSEKQWQGHISSEKHKEKVFHTEDDQYCWQHRFPTGYFSICDRYMNGTCMEGSSCKFAHGNAELHEWEERRDALKMKLNKARKDHLIAPNDNDFGKYSFLFKDLN is encoded by the exons ATGTCCAGTGTGTccgaggagagaagaaaaaggcagcAGAACATTAAGGAAGGACTACAGTTTATACA gTCACCGCTGTCGTATCCAGGAACACAGGAACAGTATGCG gtatATTTACATGCTCTTGTGAGAAATCTTTTTAACGAAGGAAATGATGTTTACCGGGAACGTGATTGGAACAACTCTATGAGCCAATATTCAGAAGCTTTGAGTATAGCTGATTATGCAAAGTCTGAAGAAATTTTAATCCCTAAAGAAATCATTGAAAAACTGTATATAAATCGTATTGCTTGCTATTCTAATATG GGTTTCCATGATAAAGTTTTAGAAGACTGTGATACAGTCCTCAGTTTAAATGCCAGTAACTGCAAAGCTCTCTACCGGAAATCTAAGGCTCTAAGTGATTTAGGAAGGTACAAAGAGGCTTACGACGCTGTGGCAAAGTGCTCCTTGGCAGTGCCTCAG GATGAACATGTAATAAAACTAACTCAAGAACTAGCTCAGAAATTGggatttaaaataagaaaagcatatGTTAGAACTGAG ctCTCACTAAAAACAGCTCCTGGGGATGGGGCTACAAAG GCTTTGAACTGTTCTGTGGAAGATATTGAGCCAG ATTTATTAACTCCGAGGCAAGAAGCAGTTCCTGTTGTTTCTATACCTGCATCCAGCTTTTCTCACCAAGTTGGAAATGAGCTGGCCTCAGTTCCCATTATGCCCTTAACTTCTATTTTGCCACTGCAAGTGGAAGAGAGTTCTCTGCCATCGACAGTGTTGGCAAATGGAGGAAAGATCCCCTTCAGTATGCCGGAAGCGTTTTTAGATGATGGAGATATGGTCCTTGGAGATGAAATAGATGACCTCCTTGATtctgcacctgaaactaatgaaaCTGTTATG CCATCAGCCTTAGTCAGAGGCCCCCTCCCAACGGCCAGGGTCGCTCCGAGCATACCCTTCTCAGCGTCTCTTTTGGGCGCCTTGCCCATCGGTGCGAGGTACGCGCCTGCACCCTCCTTCTCGGAGCTGTATCCGCCTTTGACTTCATCCTTAGAAGATTTCTGTTCTTCTCTAAATTCATTTTCAATGAGCGAATCCAAACGAG atctGTCCACCTCAACTTCTAGAGAGGGAACACCGCTTAACAACAGTAATTCTTCCCTTTTACTT ATGAATGGACCAGGCAGTTTGTTTGCTTCTGAGAGTTTCCTGGGAATGTCAAGTCACCCTAGGAATGACTTCGGAAACTTTTTTGGAAGTGCAGTAACTAAACCACCTTCTTCAGTGACTCCAAGACATCCCCTTGAAGGAACCCATGAACTGAGACAAGCTTGCCAGATCTGTTTCGTAAAATCAG GCCCTAAGTTAATGGATTTCACTTACCATACTAATATAGATCATAAATgtaagaaagatattttaattgGTAGAATAAAGAATGTTGAAGATAAATCATGGAAAAAAATACGTCcaagaccaacaaaaacaaattatgaaGGACCTTATTATATATGTAAAG ATGTTGCTGCCGAGGAAGAATGTAGATATTTGGGCCACTGCACATTTGCTTATTGCCAAGAAGAGATAGATGTCTGGACGCTAGAGCGAAAGGGAGCATTCAGCAGGGAGGCTTTCTTTGGTGGCAACGGAAAGATCAACCTTACCGTGTTCAAACTGCTCCAAGAGCATCTTGGAGAATTTATATTCCTTTGTGAG aaatgttttgatCATAAGCCTAGAATgataagtaaaagaaacaaagataattcTACTTCTTGTTCTCATCCGGTTACAAAGCATGAGTTTGAAGACAATAA GTGCCTTGTCCACATTTTGCGAGAGACAACAGTAAAATACTCCAAAATACGTTCTTTTCATGGTCAATGTCAGCTTGATTTATGCCGACATGAGGTTCGATACGGCTGTTTAAGGGAAGACGAGTGCTTTTATGCACATAGTCTTGTAGAATTGAAAGTCTGGATATTGCAAAATGAAACAG GTATCTCACATGACGCTATTGCCCAGGAATCTAAACGATATTGgcaaaatttggaagcaaacgTACCTGGAGCTCAG gtACTTGGCAATCAAATAATGCCTGGATCCCTTAATATGAAGATAAAATTTGTATGTGCTCAGTGTCTGAGAAATGGTCAAGTCATTGaaccagacaaaaacagaaaatactgtAGTGCAAAAGCAAGGCATTC GTGGACCAAAGATCGTCGTGCGATGAGAGTGATGTCTATTGAACGTAAGAAGTGGATGAACATCCGTCCTCTCcccacaaagaaacaaatgccTTTACAGTTTGAT CTGTGCAATCATATTGCTTCTGGGAAAAAATGTCAGTATGTTGGAAACTGTTCCTTTGCTCACAGTCCTGAGGAACGAGAAGTGTGGACCTACATGAAAGAGAACGGGA taCAAGATATGGAGCAGTTTTATGAACTCTGGCTAAagagccaaaaaaatgaaaaaagcgaTGATGTAGCCAGCCAGtcaaacaaagaaaatggaaaacaaattcaCATGCCGACAGATTACGCGGAAGTTACT GTGGACTTCCACTGCTGGATGTGTGGGAAGAACTGTAACAGTGAGAAGCAGTGGCAGGGCCACATCTCCTCGGAGAAGCACAAGGAGAAGGTTTTCCACACTGAAGATGACCAGTACTGCTGGCAGCACCGCTTTCCAACAGGATATTTTAGTATTTGCGATAG GTATATGAATGGTACCTGCATGGAAGGAAGCAGCTGTAAATTTGCACATGGCAATGCTGAACTTCATgaatgggaagagagaagagatgcCCTAAAGATGAAGCTCAACAAAGCACGAAAAGATCACTTAATTGCCCCCAATGATAAtgactttggaaaatatagttttttGTTTAAAGATTTAAACTAA